CATCCAGAAGCTGACCAGATTTCCCTTATGCTATCCTTATCTGCCTCCAGATACAAGTCTTGGACAATTTTGCATGTATATTTAAATTATACTACATGGATAAGTGAGTTGTCCAAGAATGGACATATTTTCTTAACAGAAATTTGGTCAAAAAATGATATTTgtattcaaaaggaaaaaaaaaagaaacaaaaatatgtggTATAAGGTGTAATGAGCAGTACATTCTTTGTGTACAGTATTACTCAATATTGACATACATGAATTCTCTTCTCAgaatgcacagaaaaaaaatgtttctcttaaACCAAAACAGAGTACAGTAGGAACAGTAACAGAACAGTAACAGAAACAGTAGGAAGTTATGAGTCTCAAGTATAGAAGGATTTCCCATCACTTTCAGAAAAAGTTAGTAAAAACAGACACTAACCTCTTTTCAAATCAGGACATAAAATATCTCAGATTATATAAAAGTACACTCCAACTTCTCCAGAACAGAAGTCAAAGCTAAGGCCCCACAATTCCAGTTATGAGATACAGCATATACTCTTTACTAGTCCACCACTTAAAGCCCGCTATTTAGTATTTTGAAGAGGGAATTTTATAAAACGATGGTTGCGATGCCGTTCTTTGTACCCAACTATTGATAGATCATTTAAAGGTGTTAAGTGTTGTAACAGAAACTGctaagaaaaatgcagtgtatAAACATAATGCTACAACCTACACTGACTGAAAATTCTTCAGGGTCCTCATACCTAGTGAAGCTGACTACACAAATTAAACATAATAGAGTACAAATTAACAAACCACATGATTAATAAAATCTGTTCACTTTATATTAAACATCTCTAATATGATTAAAGAACATTATGTCCTCTGTTGCACAGAGGAGCTCTTCCCTTTGTATCACGGGCAAGGGTTCTCATCATGAATGCCGCGGTGCAAAATGACCATTTATTTCAACAGGTTCTGCAGCATAGCTGTAGCATACGTAGGACGAGCTTGTCTGCTTTCAATTGCATTTTGCAGGTACTGGATACCTCCACAGCGCTCCCAGATTTCTTCAAACTGTCTCGGCAAAATTTCAGCACCTCGCTTTCGAGTTAAGCCAGTCTCTTCAAGGTTAAGCTCACACATATCCATATCATCTTTACCTGAAAACgtagaggaaaaaagaaaaatctttataatatttttacatCGTTCAAAGGTCGCATAAGCAAAATTCATATCTTCGTTAATTAGATTCCCTCTGTCAAGCTCTGGTTTGTTAATTGACTTCATAGCTTATAAGGGAACCAGTCTTCAGACAGATTTCTACTCACAGGACAGAAAAGCAGTATCAGAATAAACTACTTTCAGATGCTGAAACTGACAAAattgtggttaaaaaaaaaatcaagcaaaaatcaagcaaagaggaacaaaagcaagaaaCCAAGAAAGATCAGCATCTCAATATACTATCCTGAAGTCCACTACAGGATAAATTTGTTTTGCACATATATACAGTTTTGCAGTCAACTGTTGTTatagttttgttctgttttttaaacaaagcaaagtgaCTTGGAACTTAACACTTGAGCAAATTCCCTATACCCTTAATCTGTCAGCCTCCCATGCTAAACAAAGTGGAAGTACTGATGGTACTGCCCACATGGAATCCAATGAAGCAATGAGTGCAGTTCACCAGCTGTATTTTGATCTTACTTTTCATAGGTGATCCATTGAATGTGGTATTCATGACAGCACTGCTACTTTTAGATAAGGGCTTTGAAACTGAACAGACAAAAGCTGgtataattatattaaaaataattagtaGAAAATAAGGAAGTTTGGTTGCTACTAAAGCATCACTTTGTAAAACTAAACAAATGGATAATGGCCTTCTCATCAGTTCTAAAGTCAAAGACAAGAACTCAAAAGACTGAACtgtaaaacagtgtttttttgctctttgcattatccaccagaaaaaaaagatacaagaaAGCCAAGAGTATCAcaggctgcattaaaaaaagcgTAACTGGAAGCTTCAAGGATGTGGTTCTCCCTTGCTTCTATGCTCTTATAAGACTCCACCCTgagtactgcatccagcactggagccccagtacaagaaagacatggaccttctagagcaggtccagaggaaggctgtgaggatgaccagagggctgaagcacttCTCTTATGAAGACAGGATGGTACTTTGGGTTGGTTCAGCCAGGAGAAGGCCAtgggggagaccttatagcagccttccagtacctaaagggacCTACAGGAAAGGTGGAGAGGGACTCTTTGTCAGGGAGtatagcgacaggacaagggttAATGGTTTAGACcagaagagagtagatttagattagatataaggaaaaaaatcttcactatgagggcactggaacaggttgcttaAGAGAAGccatggatgccccatctctcGAGGagttgaaggccaggttggatgcagccctgagaactggatggtctttaagatcccttccaacaatTCTACAATTAACCATCCATTGCCAcatctaatttttatttcaaatatttaagattAAAATCCCAATCTTTCATAGCAGGCAACAAAACATTGTAAAAGCACTAGTTTGCTACCAGCACCACCCAAATAATACTCCATGACATTTGGCCACCATCAACGGAAGTCACAGATCTTCAAATTCTGCCCAGACATGAACTGCTGATGAGGCTGCAACTAGGAAAACTTTCAtcatctgactttttttctaaaataagttGTCAACACTGAACCTTTACAACTGAACTCTGCTTTTGATACCAACCAGCTACAAGGAGAATGGGTGCCTTGTCAGGATGAAGTTCCATCTGTCGAGCAATCCACGGCCCATCAAAATGTGCATACCACCAacccttctttttgttttggggATCTTTATATTGGTCCATGGGACGGATGAAGGGAATGCGGAAGTAACGCTGTTGTCTATTTATTTCAATCTCCTGCTGCCTCATTGGTAGCTGAGCTGTTGGGTTCTGTTGAGCTAttacacaaaacaaaagccaaaaataaGCAAGAATAATCAAACAAACATTATTGACTTGCTAAATTAGttagcaaaaacaacaaaacaaaacaaaaatgggaAAGTCTCTCTGAATACAAGTCTCATCAAACCTAAAGCCTTGCCATCATCATATAACGTGCGTTCTTCCAACTACTCTGACTACAGCACTAGTGAAGAAAGGTTCATTTTAACTATTATACCTACATGTAAAACAATTGGTCAGTGGCCTCAGGTAAGTTTagacaaaagcaaataaaataccACATTCTGCTTTAAATTAGTATTTAAAGTATAAATTTCTATGTAAAATATCTTACCAACCAGAAATATAAATCAGTAGCTGTTCCAGATCAGtctatttctttgtaaaataagGTCACTGTGCgaaacagtattttcagtaCAAGAATAGAAAGCACCACTCAAAGACTTTTCTTTTGGGTGTGTAACACTGTTAGAAATCACTAATTTGTTAACAGAATTTGATAAATAACCATTTACTACGCTAAATAGTCCTCAAAAACAAATGCCTAGACTGCTGCATACTGaactccagctgctttctttttcaaaggaaCTGGTTATATCTGTTCATTAAAGTTGTCTGACTGAACTTCTCCAGGGAATAGGTTCTTGATAAACATTTGTCATGTGTGTTTTTGGAGTCACACACACTTATATTTCAGACTCAGGAGAAAAACTTTCTTTTGAACAAAAGCAAATACTCTGCATTAACACATCAATGGATCAACCTTCTTAATTTTATGTATACAATATAAATTGGGTTTAAATAGGAGATGCTCTTATAAATAAGATCATTTCCTTTAATATCTGCTCCTGcaaaattttattcatttggTTCTAATGGCTTACAATAAGTACTCTGTTTAAGAAGTTCTGAATATGAATCTATGTCACCTATAGAAAAAGACAGCTAACAGCTTAGCGTTTTAGCAtaaacagaataattaaaagtgaattcctttttttgtccACTGTTTATGAAGAAGCAAAACTGATTTTTGAGTTAGAATTTAATACATGAAATTGACGATCACTTCTAATAATGCACTTTTATATTTATGAACAGGACTGACAGACTACAAGTGTACCTCAAAATTAGTTATATTACTTTTGCTTGAATCTGAGTATTTCTAAATGCGAAGAGTGGAATTTTGAACAGAATTGTATTATACAAATTATGCCTCCAATTTTTTTGCCCATGCCTacataaacaagaaaacaaaaatatatttagtagAATAATGCTGATTTATACATTAAATCTGAAAAAGCACATGTTTTATATGGGGATAGATGCTATAGTACACAGCAAATTGTCTGAACATCTAACAATATCATTTGAACATCATACTAAAGATCAGTGCTTTAGTATTGTCAAACACTTTTTGTAATGTAACAGTAGTTGCTAAGTAACCCTTTGCATACTTAAATTCAAGAGGAAATCTAGAGGCTGGAAATGCTAAGCAGCCAGTAAAGACTAACTTTCAGCACTATggaaagaagttctttactcaaaCAAAACCACCACCTGACAGTTAGTGTGCTAGGAAAACAGCTGTTATAATTAATTTGATTCCAGAGTTTTGCTACCAAAAAAAAGTGCAGACAGtaaaaaaatgctattaaaaaaaaaaaaattacttattttggaaagaaaattgttaTCTCCTCAAGTAATGTACATCACTCTCCTTTCTTATGACAGTTGAAACGGGAAAGGATCTCATGAAATAAACAGTGAAGTACATTAGTAAGTTATTACAATACTACATAATAACCAACAGTTGAATAAAATTGCAAAATAGTAGAATAGCATTTtacttgaaaaattaaattccaCGTAGATGTGTAGCAAAACACTGGATTAAATAATGTTAGTACAGAGCTCTCAAGTGTTCCTAATCTTCAAAGTTAGCTTAAGTAACCATCTCCCCACTTACTTGAGTTGTTCAAAAATGGTGCAAAATCTGTAAACAAATATTACATGTTGAACAAAATGCAGTAGCGTTGACCTTTTTAAGTTACAGTTTCGTTACCTTATTTTTCACCAATGATGATATCAGACAAAGAgaaattctaattaaaaaagtACACGTTGAgctatttctatttattttctgcccACTGACATAAACAATGTCTCCTTTGTTCAAGTTTCATAGATACCTAATTGCTTCTAGTTTCATCAGGatttaatttagaaatttaTTACTTTGCCATACTGTATGAATACATCAGTACAAACTGCAACAAATGCCCTCAGAATTAACACAGTACTTCTAATTTTTcgtatttctgttaaaaaaaataataataataaaaaaattaattcccaGACCTCTGGGATGAGATGTGATAAGAATATAAATATCCCAAACTTTATTTGTGGAAGTCCAAAGattttctgctctttaaaaTTTCCCATTAACAACATAACAGAAGAATACTTACTACCCATTCAGTTCCAAACAAATTTCCCGAGCTGAAATTCAAAGCAACTTGCTATCTCGCAGAAGTACTTGGAATGCCTTTTCATAATGTTTTATTCATTAGCTTTCATAAGCACTTAAAGCAATATTACTACAAGAACCCAGTCTTTAATATGGTCTTTTCCAGAAGTCCAGGTCTCCCCTCCTCTCTCTTCAGGGAACCGAAGTTCTCTGAAAAGCGCAGACTCTCAGAAAATGCTCAAGTAATGGCCAACTCACAAAATGaatcaaaagaaaggaaatattattGTATAATGACTGACACTGGAAATAAAGAGTGTACCTGGGATCTACACTTCCCATGTTCCTAGACCAAGCTCTGTGCTAGGGCTAATGGGACTCAAAAAACATCATCTCCTCATctgctctttcctcttctaCTCCCACTGCAGCCGAGACCAAAGAAAGACCTGGCTGAATTATCCTATCAGTTTGttgtatttctgttcatttcttagGTTCCTATTATAACAGATGattattggaaaaataaaaccgAATCACCACTACCAAATTTAAATCACTCCAGAAACTGGATACCTAATTTTCAGGTTTGGCAGTTTCACACATGGTAACTCCTACACATTCTCACTGAATTTAAAAGCCAGTCACTGACTTTCATTAGCACTTTGCTTTGGCAAATAAGCACCTATCtatgaaaaaagcagaatgacaGTGCAATATAAAAGCAGAAACCATGCGATATTTGTCATCCTATCAtcaaaaaatacagtatttgtaGAATtcatgaaaggaaaatgtaattttaaatatgtaagGTTTAGAACAACTTAGATGAGGAAATaatttgcttcttttaaaaacttcCCTAAGTTCTTATCCATATCTTAAGAAATTATAAAAGCATGAGAAACCACCaaggagttttgttttgtctaGATCCTAAGTATAATAGTACAATTACGTAGAACAGGATTCCTTCCTATCTTGTTTTTTCTCTAGCCCCAGTAAGCCACTCAGACTACTGGACTATTTGTGACACACAGGACTATTGTGTTCAGAATCTCTAATCTACCCTTAGTGAGAGTTCAGAATTATACCTAACAGTACTGTCAttgaaagcagtattttatcTACAAAGGTCAGAATTAGTATGAACAATCTTCAAAACAAAGTCTCAAAAGTCTCAAAATGCAAActggaataaatgaaaaatctgcCTTAGTCTTGCACAGCATAGCAATGAATGTTTCATAAAAATGCCAGTAAATGCACTACCAAATCAAGAattgtttttgatttttaacaAATGAGAGTTGTTATTGAGTACATATgtattttcatcttcagaaagTATCTGATCTTCTGCAAAGTGTTTGCCAGTtccaaacttttaaaaatattcaccCTAATTCAATATGAAAATACTCTTGGAAAACATCTCCTTCaacataacaaaagaaaattaccctagaaacattttctttggaatacTTTCTCAAAAATTATTATAAACACAAAATTATCTCTTCTCACCATAGTCTGTGACTGATTTGGGAGCACGCTGTTCTGCTTCTGCATTGCGTTTCTTGTTCTTGGATTTCCAAGCATGATAGACCTTTAGCCTTCTGTGAAACTCTTCTCTGCAAGCCGCCAATAGTTCAATATCTGTCTCAGaagcaagaaaggaagacaggagtaagaaaaaaattagaggAATGATtcatgaaatgcttttctgtattgATTGGTACATAAAATTTTAGATCCAGATATAGCAGTACTGTGTTATAATAGCAAGAAACTGACATTTTGTGAGCTCTAACTATAAACGTAGCTAAAAGCACAGTATTTCCACAACTAAGgataatttcttaaaatattttctaggaCAGCTTTTAATTAATGATGTGGTATTAAACATATATACCTTGTTCTTTACAGAAACAGGGACCTAATCTGATGGTCTAGAAAATCCTTTGCAGTGCTACATATCCTTTTGTCTTTGGAGATATGGCAGTGCTCAAAGTAGCTGTTTTACTGTGAGATTTGTAGCAGTGAAATGCTACTGTTGTAATTTTCCATTTACTGAATTTGCCTGTTGATTGCAAAAAAGCAGTAGAgaggcacaaaaaaaaattcacccCTGAACTTCATCTCTGAAATtgaa
This genomic stretch from Meleagris gallopavo isolate NT-WF06-2002-E0010 breed Aviagen turkey brand Nicholas breeding stock chromosome 2, Turkey_5.1, whole genome shotgun sequence harbors:
- the LOC104909918 gene encoding unconventional myosin-VI-like isoform X2, with product MTAEQMAKEMSEMLSRGPAVQATKAAAGAKKHDLSKWKYAELRDTINTSCDIELLAACREEFHRRLKVYHAWKSKNKKRNAEAEQRAPKSVTDYAQQNPTAQLPMRQQEIEINRQQRYFRIPFIRPMDQYKDPQNKKKGWWYAHFDGPWIARQMELHPDKAPILLVAGKDDMDMCELNLEETGLTRKRGAEILPRQFEEIWERCGGIQYLQNAIESRQARPTYATAMLQNLLK
- the LOC104909918 gene encoding unconventional myosin-VI-like isoform X1, coding for MTAEQMAKEMSEMLSRGPAVQATKAAAGAKKHDLSKWKYAELRDTINTSCDIELLAACREEFHRRLKVYHAWKSKNKKRNAEAEQRAPKSVTDYDFAPFLNNSTQQNPTAQLPMRQQEIEINRQQRYFRIPFIRPMDQYKDPQNKKKGWWYAHFDGPWIARQMELHPDKAPILLVAGKDDMDMCELNLEETGLTRKRGAEILPRQFEEIWERCGGIQYLQNAIESRQARPTYATAMLQNLLK